A region from the Cellvibrio sp. PSBB006 genome encodes:
- a CDS encoding AraC family transcriptional regulator, whose product MKAQIFNIHDVVLLMTVAECFLLAIFQAVLPVTNRLASILLSCFLLCVAVGSACILVLWNGDVHIHPVFDRHFLPYFLVTALILKGPALYLYVASLTRESFHLQPRHLWHLTPVAAAMLWLAIFRIDSLDLSFRSIDATDFSRSLVDCVWHVVKALPFIYGIAAVLLTKKYQSQLKDQYSDFSTTEPGWLKVLTIGFLVSWSLSGIAHIIAQTASPDVSDSFGIADNYVTFILINALFTYSLVYAHKLLTTKHEPIKDKHDEKLTDSAIEKVQQGMEIQKLYLKHNLNIEEFSKRIDLPVKEVSAVINKHYGTNFFEFMNTYRVEEAKRLLSDEKHADMTVLDVLLQSGFNSKSAFHRFFNRLVGVSPTEFRKNGAPDAALKKAANE is encoded by the coding sequence ATGAAAGCGCAAATTTTTAATATCCACGACGTCGTCTTATTGATGACCGTGGCAGAGTGTTTCTTGTTGGCAATCTTCCAGGCAGTATTACCGGTCACCAATCGCCTCGCCAGTATTCTCCTCAGTTGCTTCCTGCTTTGCGTAGCCGTCGGCTCAGCGTGCATCCTGGTATTGTGGAATGGTGATGTGCATATCCACCCGGTCTTTGATCGTCATTTCCTGCCCTACTTTCTGGTCACCGCGTTGATCCTCAAAGGACCGGCGCTGTACCTTTACGTCGCTTCGCTGACTCGCGAATCCTTTCATCTGCAACCACGACATTTATGGCATTTGACACCGGTAGCCGCCGCCATGCTGTGGCTGGCCATATTCCGCATAGACAGCCTGGACTTGAGTTTCCGTTCCATTGATGCCACAGATTTTTCGCGCAGCCTCGTGGATTGCGTATGGCATGTGGTTAAAGCCCTGCCATTTATTTACGGTATTGCAGCGGTGTTGTTAACCAAAAAATACCAGTCACAACTGAAAGATCAATATTCCGATTTCTCCACCACTGAGCCCGGCTGGTTAAAAGTCTTAACGATCGGCTTTCTGGTGAGCTGGAGTCTGAGCGGGATCGCACACATCATTGCGCAAACCGCCTCACCGGATGTCTCCGACAGCTTCGGCATTGCCGACAATTACGTTACGTTTATTTTGATCAATGCACTGTTCACCTACAGTTTGGTCTATGCGCATAAATTGCTGACCACCAAGCACGAACCCATCAAAGATAAACACGACGAGAAACTCACCGACAGTGCGATTGAAAAAGTGCAACAGGGTATGGAAATACAAAAGCTATACCTCAAACACAACCTGAATATTGAAGAATTTTCCAAACGTATTGATTTGCCAGTGAAGGAAGTGTCTGCGGTTATCAACAAACATTACGGCACCAACTTCTTCGAGTTTATGAATACTTACCGGGTAGAAGAGGCCAAGCGGTTATTAAGCGATGAGAAACATGCGGATATGACAGTGTTGGATGTATTGTTGCAATCCGGGTTTAACAGTAAATCTGCATTTCACCGCTTTTTTAATCGTTTGGTAGGTGT